CGCATGTGCCGGCCCTGATGCTGTTTCTGCTGGCAGGACAGTCGGCCTTCTACGCTCTTGCCCTGCTGGGCATGCTCCTTGACCGCCAGGGCCGGCCCTCCTGGCGGCTGCCGGCCCTGGCCTATTACATCCTCATCGGCAACCTGGCCTCCCTCTCGGGCCTGTTCCTGTTCCTTACCGGCCGGCAGAGCGTTCTCTGGCAAAAGGCTGCCCGCTGATCCGGGCCCCTGGCGGTCCGGGAACCGGATTGCCGGTTCCGGGTCCGGAGGCTGCTGGCGCCCGCCGGTTATGCCTGCATTGTCACCCGGCCGGCCCATATGTCGCGCAGGGCGCTGAACACCCCCTTTATCCGCTCCGGTTTTTTCCTGTCCATGGTCAAGAGAAAAAACAGGGCCTGTTTCAGCAGGTAGCCGCCGGCCGCATAATTGAACAGCAGCGTGTTCCACCAGCCTTTACGGATATGGTCCTTGAGCAGCAGATAGGCGCCGATTATCATCGCCCGTTCCCGCTTCGGCCCGTCATGGCGCATGGCAGGGGATTCGTAATGACGCAGCCTGGCGGCCGGATTAAAGAGCAGAATATATTTTTTGCTCACCCGGCAGGAAAAATCCTTGTCCTCGCCGAGGCCGTAGCCGCGGTACTTATCGGAAAAGGAGAACTCGGCAAGGATTTCCCGGCGGAAGGAACTGATCCCGCCGGGCAGGAAATCCACGGCCCGGATGTTCTTTACCGGCAGATAGGTTGCCCCGTAGTCGGTGCAGAAGCCGGACGGCAGGGTTTGTCCCTCCCGGAACCCGGACAGGAGAAAGAAGACGTCG
Above is a window of Desulfobacterales bacterium DNA encoding:
- a CDS encoding glycosyltransferase, encoding MVRTSIIIPTYNRPDDIRVCIRSILAQTRLPDQLIVVDDGNLGGFPMERECRAAGIECVYHRKTSPGLTASRNAGVALANGDIIFFLDDDVELLPDYVEEILAGYDHPAAGPIGGVGGAIANLPPITLRRFLEHLYDVFFLLSGFREGQTLPSGFCTDYGATYLPVKNIRAVDFLPGGISSFRREILAEFSFSDKYRGYGLGEDKDFSCRVSKKYILLFNPAARLRHYESPAMRHDGPKRERAMIIGAYLLLKDHIRKGWWNTLLFNYAAGGYLLKQALFFLLTMDRKKPERIKGVFSALRDIWAGRVTMQA